A window of the Syntrophales bacterium genome harbors these coding sequences:
- a CDS encoding 4Fe-4S dicluster domain-containing protein produces the protein MEKDERIPEVLESGTTRRGFLKGAVAATGGVVALATVATAVPRTAKAQAAPSPMSRYLFAERQNCTGCRACEYACSTYHYGVTRPALSRVHVYKHKGIVDVPVICWHCDDAPCIEACPISPKAIHKDKDTNGIILNENTCLGSRCLECIDACPANYLRVNPDTGQPLFCDLCGGDPQCVKACLAQSGNPQGPCLLGNRLGFGVNQAFRNVTPEEAGEDLVKLLFYPNTDGGRR, from the coding sequence ATGGAAAAGGATGAGAGGATACCGGAAGTGTTAGAAAGTGGGACGACTCGTCGTGGATTCCTGAAAGGAGCCGTTGCGGCAACCGGCGGGGTGGTTGCTCTTGCGACGGTAGCCACGGCAGTCCCCCGAACCGCGAAGGCACAGGCGGCACCGAGCCCTATGAGCCGCTACCTGTTCGCGGAACGTCAGAACTGCACGGGTTGCCGGGCTTGTGAGTATGCCTGTTCGACCTACCACTATGGCGTGACCCGCCCGGCTCTTTCCAGGGTGCACGTCTACAAACACAAGGGTATTGTCGATGTTCCCGTAATCTGCTGGCACTGTGATGATGCTCCCTGTATCGAGGCCTGTCCGATTTCCCCCAAGGCAATTCACAAAGACAAGGATACGAACGGAATCATTCTCAACGAGAATACCTGTCTTGGTTCACGGTGCCTCGAGTGCATAGACGCCTGTCCCGCCAACTATCTCCGCGTCAACCCCGATACGGGACAGCCGCTTTTCTGCGATCTATGCGGCGGTGACCCCCAGTGCGTCAAGGCCTGTCTTGCCCAATCGGGTAATCCGCAGGGGCCCTGCCTGTTGGGTAACAGGCTGGGATTCGGTGTCAACCAGGCATTCCGCAACGTAACACCCGAGGAAGCAGGGGAGGATTTGGTTAAACTCCTCTTCTATCCCAATACAGACGGCGGAAGGAGGTGA
- the mobB gene encoding molybdopterin-guanine dinucleotide biosynthesis protein B: protein MPYILSIVGKSNSGKTTLIERLIPLLAERGYRVATIKHNRHGFEIDHEGKDSWRHRRAGAVTTVIASPHTVAVIEDSNRDYDIQELVDRFIRDADFVLVEGFKENPFPKIEVSLAATHHGLICLNDDTLIAIATDRHLDDVPVLCYDINDVPALADLMERRFKPTKT, encoded by the coding sequence ATGCCGTACATTTTGTCAATCGTGGGAAAATCGAATTCGGGGAAGACCACTCTTATTGAAAGGCTGATACCGCTTCTTGCCGAAAGAGGGTACCGGGTCGCCACGATCAAACACAACCGCCACGGCTTTGAAATCGACCACGAAGGCAAAGACAGTTGGCGCCACAGGCGTGCCGGTGCCGTGACGACGGTAATCGCTTCTCCCCACACGGTGGCCGTCATTGAAGACAGCAACCGGGATTACGACATACAGGAACTGGTAGACCGCTTCATTCGCGATGCCGATTTTGTCTTGGTGGAAGGATTCAAGGAAAACCCCTTCCCGAAGATCGAGGTGTCTCTGGCGGCGACACATCACGGCCTCATCTGCCTGAACGACGACACGCTCATCGCGATAGCGACCGACAGGCATCTTGATGATGTTCCTGTCCTCTGTTATGACATCAACGATGTGCCGGCACTCGCTGACCTGATGGAACGTCGTTTCAAGCCGACGAAAACATAG
- a CDS encoding polyhydroxyalkanoate synthesis regulator DNA-binding domain-containing protein, producing the protein MNNNTLNLKKYTNRRLYDTEKSAYVKLDDVMEAIRQGRRIAVADAKTGEDVTAFILTQIILEQSRRRNSLLPVSLLHLIVQYGETVLSEFFESYLEQTIKNYLNYRAAADEQFRAWLRLGMDLSALTEKSMATLPVFQPRFNPFRESETAESSSSENET; encoded by the coding sequence ATGAACAATAATACGCTGAATCTGAAGAAATACACCAACCGGCGCCTTTACGACACGGAGAAGAGCGCCTATGTGAAACTTGATGACGTTATGGAAGCCATACGACAAGGACGACGTATTGCCGTTGCCGATGCCAAGACCGGGGAGGATGTGACCGCTTTTATCCTGACGCAGATCATACTGGAACAATCTCGAAGGAGAAACAGCCTCTTGCCGGTGTCCCTGCTGCATCTCATCGTTCAGTACGGGGAGACGGTCTTGAGCGAGTTTTTTGAGAGCTATCTTGAGCAGACTATAAAAAACTATCTCAATTACAGGGCCGCCGCTGATGAGCAGTTTCGCGCATGGTTGCGGCTTGGAATGGATCTGTCGGCCCTGACGGAGAAATCCATGGCGACTCTGCCCGTTTTTCAGCCTCGCTTCAATCCCTTCAGGGAGAGTGAAACGGCGGAATCTTCCTCGTCCGAAAACGAAACGTGA
- a CDS encoding universal stress protein, whose amino-acid sequence MNIVVAYRHSKQSEKMVEKAIEHARTFNGTIYLVTSLEGGSKDSADTVHSARDALDRARERIEKEGIPCEVSLLVRGLSPGEDIVEYARQKKADEIIVGVQKKSKVGKFLMGSTAQHVILNAGCPVIAIKF is encoded by the coding sequence ATGAATATTGTTGTTGCCTACAGACATTCGAAGCAGTCGGAGAAAATGGTCGAAAAGGCCATCGAGCATGCACGAACCTTCAATGGAACCATATACCTCGTAACATCCCTCGAGGGAGGTTCGAAAGACAGCGCCGACACCGTTCATTCTGCGCGGGACGCCCTGGACCGGGCCAGGGAACGGATTGAAAAGGAAGGAATTCCATGCGAAGTAAGTCTTCTGGTGAGAGGTCTTTCGCCGGGAGAAGATATTGTGGAATATGCCAGACAGAAAAAAGCCGATGAGATCATTGTCGGTGTACAGAAGAAATCAAAGGTGGGGAAGTTCCTCATGGGATCGACGGCTCAACATGTCATTCTCAATGCCGGTTGCCCTGTCATAGCAATAAAGTTTTAA
- a CDS encoding long-chain fatty acid--CoA ligase yields the protein MVFEKDTLCGLFHRRALRLGDARRFLSSRFNDLGVLTDEYHHMTWKTVRDQVIDFARGLVVLGVAAGDRVALLSESRPRWIIADQAIQGAGAIEVPLHTTLTEDELAWMMADSGARVIVTSTADKASMALRMEEKTAPLPAIIVMEPWNGDRPGNLLTFNEVMELGRQGISIQEMEDRIDSVDPDDITSIIYTSGTTGTPKGVVLKQKHWMANMKQAANSILMRRQRERGITLTHLVHLPLSHAYGRTSDYHVGGLYQGNILVFTERFESLGETIREIRPNVIISVPRLYEKLYDRVHSNVAGRSPRVQSIFKWANTAGMDFTGAMAEGRVPSLALMLRLWIANALVFDSVRKRAGLDRLVLAVSGGGSLSGDVCNFVRSLGVQLNEGYGLTETCAVLNFNEPEFSDRSLKESTAWRGRLIDGLVNLLVRGQSQGRNPFASLSRICTLYFISRSIGSMLCIKPGTVGRPVIGTDERIADDGEILARGPQVFEEYWNLPHETGQAFTEDGWFRTGDIGWFDDDGFLSITDRKKNLFVTSGGQNIAPQPIELALTAQPGIDQAILIGDGRKYCTALIVPDFEKLFQFAESMGLAASTPEGLVNTPEIQALIRSRVDEVNRRVPRHEQVKYCSILTEPFRIETGELTPSMKMKRRVIEEKFSREIEAMYRDRGGEDT from the coding sequence ATGGTCTTTGAAAAGGATACCCTCTGCGGTCTTTTTCATCGCCGGGCCCTCCGCCTGGGCGATGCGCGACGGTTTCTTTCCTCCCGCTTCAATGACCTCGGGGTACTCACAGACGAGTATCACCACATGACTTGGAAGACTGTACGGGACCAGGTTATTGATTTCGCCCGGGGACTGGTCGTGCTGGGTGTAGCGGCCGGTGACCGTGTTGCCCTGTTGTCTGAAAGCCGGCCCCGGTGGATCATTGCCGACCAGGCCATACAGGGAGCGGGCGCCATCGAAGTCCCCCTCCACACGACACTGACGGAGGATGAACTCGCATGGATGATGGCCGACAGCGGAGCACGGGTTATCGTCACCTCAACAGCCGACAAGGCGTCCATGGCCCTCAGAATGGAAGAGAAGACAGCCCCCCTCCCGGCGATTATTGTCATGGAGCCCTGGAATGGAGACAGGCCCGGCAATCTGTTGACCTTCAACGAAGTGATGGAGCTGGGGCGACAGGGAATATCCATACAGGAGATGGAAGACCGCATCGACAGTGTTGACCCCGATGATATCACGTCCATTATCTATACATCGGGAACAACGGGAACTCCCAAGGGTGTGGTCCTGAAGCAGAAACACTGGATGGCCAACATGAAGCAGGCCGCCAATTCCATCCTCATGCGGCGACAGCGGGAACGGGGAATCACCCTGACGCACTTGGTCCATCTCCCCCTGAGCCATGCCTACGGGAGAACGTCCGACTATCACGTTGGAGGACTTTACCAGGGAAACATTCTTGTCTTTACCGAACGTTTCGAATCCCTGGGAGAAACCATTCGGGAAATCCGTCCCAATGTCATCATCAGCGTTCCCCGCTTGTACGAAAAACTCTACGATCGGGTCCATTCAAACGTTGCGGGCCGGTCGCCCCGGGTACAGTCGATATTCAAATGGGCGAACACGGCGGGTATGGATTTTACCGGGGCAATGGCGGAAGGCAGAGTGCCCTCTCTTGCGTTAATGCTCCGGCTGTGGATTGCCAACGCGCTTGTTTTCGACAGCGTCAGAAAAAGGGCCGGCCTGGACCGTCTTGTCCTGGCCGTTTCAGGCGGCGGCAGTTTGTCCGGAGACGTCTGCAACTTCGTTCGATCGCTGGGAGTTCAGCTCAACGAAGGGTACGGCCTCACGGAAACCTGCGCTGTCCTGAATTTCAACGAACCGGAATTCAGTGACCGCTCTCTCAAAGAATCAACGGCCTGGCGCGGCCGACTCATTGATGGGCTTGTCAACCTCCTTGTCAGGGGACAGTCACAGGGCAGGAATCCCTTTGCCAGTCTCTCCCGGATCTGTACGCTCTATTTTATCAGCAGGAGTATCGGTTCCATGTTGTGTATAAAACCCGGCACGGTGGGGCGCCCGGTCATCGGAACAGATGAGCGGATAGCGGATGACGGGGAAATCCTCGCCCGGGGTCCCCAGGTATTCGAGGAATACTGGAACCTTCCCCATGAAACAGGACAGGCTTTCACTGAAGACGGGTGGTTCCGGACGGGTGATATCGGATGGTTCGACGATGATGGGTTCCTCTCTATCACTGACAGGAAAAAGAACCTCTTTGTCACGTCGGGAGGGCAAAACATAGCCCCTCAGCCCATCGAGCTGGCCCTGACGGCCCAACCCGGTATCGATCAGGCCATTCTGATCGGTGACGGAAGAAAATACTGCACTGCTCTTATCGTTCCCGACTTCGAAAAACTTTTCCAGTTCGCTGAATCCATGGGTCTCGCGGCATCTACACCGGAAGGGCTGGTGAACACCCCGGAAATCCAGGCACTCATACGAAGTCGGGTGGACGAGGTGAACCGCCGCGTGCCCCGTCACGAACAGGTGAAATATTGCTCCATCCTGACGGAGCCATTCCGGATCGAAACCGGCGAGTTGACACCGAGCATGAAGATGAAGCGGCGGGTCATCGAGGAGAAGTTCAGCCGGGAAATCGAGGCAATGTATCGGGATAGGGGCGGCGAGGATACCTGA
- a CDS encoding MBL fold metallo-hydrolase has translation MTDPRSIEAVDTVEVLCLQDNYIDMALQDNSTMVRRASILKNGEINNSIRAEHGFSVVVRTGSGDTWRTMLFDFGFSPDGAACNAKLLGAPLHEIDSMALSHGHSDHTGGIAQLTDMTGRNGIPLFCHPGVFTPFRYLEPLPGFLMHFPRFDRKPLEDRGIRIVETTEPQPLPGNHVLFLGEIPRKTDFEKGFPIAYRDTGGTKAWDPIEDDSAIVINLRDKGLIIISGCAHAGIVNTVIHAKQVTGIDSVHAVMGGFHLTGPLFEAIIERTTEELINLNPEFVVPCHCTGRKATMFMEQKMPDRFIFNMSGTRLTFRA, from the coding sequence ATGACTGACCCGCGCTCTATTGAAGCAGTGGACACCGTCGAGGTTCTCTGCCTGCAGGACAACTATATCGACATGGCCCTTCAAGACAATTCAACCATGGTGCGACGCGCGTCAATTCTGAAAAATGGTGAAATCAATAATTCAATACGAGCCGAGCACGGATTCTCGGTCGTGGTGAGAACAGGTTCGGGTGATACATGGCGCACCATGCTTTTTGATTTCGGCTTTTCCCCTGACGGCGCGGCCTGCAACGCGAAACTTCTCGGAGCTCCGCTGCATGAGATTGACAGTATGGCCCTCTCTCACGGTCACAGCGATCACACGGGGGGCATAGCACAACTCACTGACATGACCGGCAGGAACGGAATCCCGCTTTTCTGTCACCCCGGGGTATTCACTCCATTCCGTTATCTCGAACCTCTACCCGGATTCCTCATGCATTTCCCCCGATTTGATCGAAAACCCCTGGAGGACCGGGGAATCAGGATCGTTGAAACAACGGAGCCACAACCGCTTCCGGGAAACCATGTCCTGTTTCTGGGTGAGATTCCGAGAAAAACGGATTTCGAAAAGGGATTCCCCATCGCCTATCGGGACACCGGCGGGACAAAAGCATGGGACCCCATCGAAGACGATTCGGCCATTGTCATCAATCTCAGGGACAAGGGCCTCATCATCATTTCGGGATGTGCCCACGCAGGTATTGTGAATACGGTCATCCACGCAAAACAGGTTACCGGTATCGACAGTGTTCACGCCGTCATGGGAGGATTTCACCTCACGGGACCTCTCTTTGAAGCCATCATTGAAAGGACGACGGAGGAACTGATAAACCTGAATCCCGAATTTGTTGTGCCCTGTCACTGCACCGGCAGAAAGGCCACCATGTTCATGGAGCAGAAAATGCCGGATCGTTTTATATTCAACATGAGTGGCACCAGGCTGACCTTCCGGGCATGA
- a CDS encoding DUF364 domain-containing protein has product MMITYGSISKAIHEEAYKRASSLAIEDVRIGLGYVVVLLEGKRLGLAAMLRHNLGPGCSVFKKAGTLAAGRASTLLNLLVDGRSSLEKALGLATANAVLNTDHSVAQAGTDGDTLDLTGLSSRDRVAMVGFFGPLVKKIEKTGATLTIVELDPARPGYRNGRDRDEALEGATVALVTATSILNDTVEAILNRLTGTRHVTVLGPSTPLYPGAFRGTPVNHLGGSVSLDNETILRVVSEGGGTPAMRPWLHFINLLWQRQG; this is encoded by the coding sequence ATGATGATCACATACGGCTCAATCAGCAAAGCTATCCATGAAGAAGCGTACAAAAGGGCATCGTCTCTGGCCATTGAAGACGTCCGCATCGGTCTGGGCTATGTTGTCGTCCTTCTGGAAGGAAAGCGACTGGGACTGGCGGCGATGCTGAGACACAACCTCGGTCCGGGGTGTTCTGTATTCAAGAAGGCGGGAACTCTCGCCGCCGGTCGGGCTTCAACCCTGCTGAACCTCCTTGTGGATGGAAGAAGTTCCCTTGAAAAAGCCCTGGGTCTCGCCACGGCAAACGCGGTTCTCAATACAGATCATTCCGTAGCACAGGCCGGCACCGACGGAGACACCCTCGACCTGACAGGCCTCTCTTCCCGTGACCGGGTTGCCATGGTGGGATTTTTCGGACCTCTCGTCAAAAAAATAGAGAAGACGGGCGCGACCCTTACCATTGTTGAGCTTGACCCGGCCCGACCCGGCTACCGGAATGGCCGGGATCGGGACGAGGCTCTGGAGGGAGCAACAGTGGCCCTTGTCACAGCCACGAGTATTCTCAACGACACGGTCGAAGCAATCCTTAACCGACTCACCGGTACCCGGCATGTGACGGTATTGGGTCCCTCGACGCCACTGTACCCCGGCGCATTTCGGGGAACTCCGGTCAATCATCTTGGAGGTTCGGTCAGCCTGGACAATGAGACAATTTTACGGGTCGTGTCCGAAGGGGGCGGCACTCCGGCAATGAGGCCCTGGCTTCACTTTATAAACCTTCTGTGGCAGAGACAGGGATAA
- a CDS encoding phenylacetate--CoA ligase encodes MYWEPAVETMNPQALKELQLEGLIQTVNNAADSVFYGNFFKRTNLDPKSIRSLDDIQRLPLTTKDDLREAWPYGLLALSKDELVRMHSSSGTTGRATVIFHTAGDLEAWTNLLARSMYMAGMRKTDVFQNMMTYGLFTGGLGFHYGSEKIGALTIPAGAGNSKRQIQLMRDFETTVIHIIPSYALHLSEIFEEMDLDPRRDTGLRIAFLGAEPHSEETRQKIEAFYGLTAYNSYGLSEMNGPGVAFECPCQEGLHVWEDNFFVEIIDPDTLKPVEDDVEGELVLTTLKRTGMPILRYRTKDLTRFIPGPCGCGRTHRRIARITGRTDDMMILKGVNIFPIQIEKKLMEIAGVGNDFMIILEREGYNDRMIVRVEVLKEFFSGDLKQLEQLRKKIAAELQSDILITPRVELVEPGSLPKTEGKALRVIDNRKD; translated from the coding sequence ATGTACTGGGAACCGGCAGTGGAAACCATGAATCCCCAAGCCCTGAAGGAGTTGCAGCTCGAAGGGTTGATACAGACCGTAAACAATGCCGCCGATTCGGTGTTCTACGGAAATTTCTTTAAACGTACGAACCTCGATCCGAAATCGATCCGGTCCCTTGACGACATTCAGAGATTACCGCTTACCACCAAGGATGACCTCAGGGAAGCCTGGCCCTATGGGCTCCTTGCCCTTTCGAAGGATGAACTGGTGAGAATGCATTCATCTTCGGGAACTACGGGTCGGGCAACGGTCATATTTCACACCGCCGGGGATCTCGAAGCCTGGACGAATCTTCTGGCACGGTCCATGTACATGGCAGGCATGAGAAAAACTGATGTATTTCAGAACATGATGACCTATGGCCTGTTCACGGGCGGTTTGGGATTTCACTATGGGTCCGAAAAAATCGGAGCCCTGACGATTCCCGCCGGTGCGGGGAACAGCAAACGGCAGATACAACTCATGAGAGACTTTGAAACAACCGTCATACATATCATTCCCAGCTATGCCCTGCATTTGTCTGAGATCTTTGAGGAAATGGACCTGGATCCTCGCAGGGACACCGGCCTCCGCATCGCCTTTCTGGGAGCGGAGCCCCATTCGGAAGAGACGAGGCAGAAAATAGAGGCGTTTTATGGCCTTACGGCATACAACTCCTACGGCCTGTCAGAAATGAACGGTCCCGGAGTAGCCTTCGAATGTCCCTGCCAAGAGGGCCTCCATGTCTGGGAAGATAATTTTTTTGTTGAAATCATCGATCCCGATACCTTGAAGCCTGTCGAGGACGACGTCGAGGGGGAACTGGTTCTGACCACACTGAAACGCACAGGCATGCCCATTCTCCGGTACCGGACGAAAGACCTGACCCGTTTCATACCAGGACCCTGTGGCTGTGGTAGAACACACCGTCGCATTGCAAGAATTACGGGGCGGACCGATGACATGATGATTCTGAAGGGCGTCAACATCTTTCCCATACAGATAGAGAAGAAACTGATGGAGATCGCCGGAGTGGGTAACGATTTCATGATTATTCTGGAGCGGGAAGGATATAATGACCGGATGATCGTTCGGGTCGAGGTGTTGAAAGAGTTTTTTTCAGGGGACCTCAAACAGCTGGAACAATTGAGAAAAAAGATTGCGGCAGAGCTGCAGAGTGACATTCTCATAACGCCCCGGGTCGAACTGGTGGAACCGGGCAGCCTGCCGAAAACAGAGGGCAAGGCCCTTCGCGTCATCGACAACAGAAAGGACTGA
- the greA gene encoding transcription elongation factor GreA — translation MQKVPITKPGFEKLKKDLDHLKRVAVPENIRAIEAARSYGDISENAEYEAAKTEQSFIQGKIQEIENKLAGSHIIEVKDLTNERIVFGSTVTLEDMMRKETIEFVLVGPYESDVNNGKISVTSPIGKALIGKEVGQEVSVRTPGGLRRFEVVDIAIRPHR, via the coding sequence ATGCAGAAAGTCCCGATCACGAAACCGGGATTTGAAAAGCTGAAAAAAGACCTGGATCACTTGAAACGGGTGGCGGTTCCGGAAAATATCCGGGCCATCGAAGCGGCGCGATCCTACGGAGACATTTCTGAAAATGCGGAGTATGAAGCGGCGAAGACAGAGCAGTCCTTTATCCAGGGAAAGATTCAGGAAATCGAGAACAAGCTTGCCGGTTCCCACATCATCGAGGTGAAGGACCTGACAAACGAACGGATCGTCTTCGGCTCAACGGTCACACTGGAAGACATGATGCGCAAAGAAACCATCGAATTTGTCCTCGTGGGCCCTTATGAATCGGATGTCAACAACGGTAAAATTTCAGTAACCTCGCCCATTGGGAAAGCCCTGATCGGGAAGGAAGTGGGACAGGAGGTTTCTGTCAGAACACCGGGAGGACTCAGACGGTTTGAGGTCGTAGACATCGCGATCAGGCCGCACCGCTAG
- a CDS encoding ACT domain-containing protein, giving the protein MVAYQLSIFAENKPGRLAKVTSLMAAGKINIRAITISSSDAFGVINMLVDDPDRAHAILAEAGLTVSLKPVVAVVIPDKPGGLDKLIQLLSRENINIENAYGFVLESWEKAVFVLEIDQIDTTLDILKAEKFETLDRDALAAVEPFHYMKY; this is encoded by the coding sequence ATGGTTGCCTACCAGCTTTCTATCTTCGCTGAAAACAAACCCGGACGCCTGGCAAAGGTAACGTCACTCATGGCGGCCGGCAAGATAAACATTCGAGCCATTACCATCTCCAGTTCCGATGCTTTCGGTGTCATAAACATGCTGGTTGATGATCCCGACCGGGCTCATGCGATCCTGGCGGAAGCGGGATTGACGGTCAGCCTCAAGCCCGTGGTGGCCGTTGTTATACCGGACAAGCCCGGTGGACTGGACAAGCTGATTCAACTGCTGTCACGAGAAAACATAAATATTGAAAATGCATATGGATTTGTTTTGGAAAGCTGGGAAAAGGCTGTATTCGTCCTCGAAATCGATCAGATAGACACAACACTGGATATTCTGAAAGCGGAAAAGTTCGAGACCCTCGACAGGGATGCCTTGGCTGCTGTCGAACCGTTCCATTACATGAAATACTGA